Proteins encoded in a region of the Vicia villosa cultivar HV-30 ecotype Madison, WI linkage group LG5, Vvil1.0, whole genome shotgun sequence genome:
- the LOC131602950 gene encoding L-Ala-D/L-amino acid epimerase has protein sequence MDSSTGLNLKLQMKSSLSHSFLLCSSPTHFTYHSNSTTFTKKFASFSTIMATSAASAVKPKPIAYGFKTLLETFTVDVHRADNRPLNVPLISPFTIASSKLEKVENVAIRVELSNGAVGWGEAPILPFVTAEDQNTAMVKASEACAFLLKCPALTLGSMLGKIGEILPGHQFASVRAGVEMAVIDAVASSIRVPLWRLFGGASNTITTDITIPIVSSAEAAELASKYYKQGFKTLKLKVGKNLNADIEVLQAIRVAHPDCQFILDANEGYNSDEAVEVLEKLHEMGLTPILFEQPVHRDDWDGLGYVSNIAREKYGVSVAADESCRSLVDVYRIVEGNIVDVINIKLAKVGVIGAMDMIEKASSAGLDLMIGGMVETRLAMGFAGHLAAGLGYFKFIDLDTPLLLSEDPVLEGYEVSGATYTFTNARGHGGFLHWDNLA, from the exons TATGTTCTTCACCAACCCATTTCACCTACCACTCCAATTCAACCACTTTCACCAAAAAGTTTGCATCTTTTTCCACAATCATGGCTACTTCTGCTGCATCAGCTGTAAAACCAAAACCAATTGCCTATGGTTTCAAAACTTTGTTAGAAACTTTCACTGTTGATGTTCATAGAGCAGATAATAGGCCACTGAATGTGCCCTTGATTTCACCTTTTACAATTGCTTCTTCAAAGTTGGAGAAAGTAGAGAACGTTGCTATTAGAGTTGAATTGAGTAACGGTGCTGTTGGGTGGGGTGAAGCACCAATTTTGCCCTTTGTTACTGCTGAGGATCAAAACACAGCTATGGTTAAAGCTTCTGAAGCTTGTGCTTTCTTACTGAAATGTCCTGCATTAACATTGGGTTCTATGTTGGGGAAAATTGGTGAGATTCTTCCAGGACATCAATTTGCTTCA GTTAGGGCTGGAGTAGAGATGGCAGTAATCGACGCTGTTGCAAGTAGTATTCGTGTACCTTTGTGGAGGCTTTTTGGTGGTGCTTCAAATACCATAACCACTGATATAACA ATCCCAATTGTTTCTTCAGCTGAAGCAGCTGAATTGGCTTCTAAGTACTATAAACAAGGATTCAAGACTTTAAAGCTGAAAGTGGGAAAGAATCTGAATGCAGATATAGAAGTGCTTCAAGCCATACGTGTTGCTCACCCTGACTGTCAGTTTATTCTCGATGCTAACGAAGGGTATAACTCTGACGAAGCAGTGGAAGTTCTCGAGAAATTACATG AAATGGGGTTGACCCCTATTCTATTTGAGCAACCAGTTCACAGAGATGATTGGGATGGTCTTGGATATGTGAGTAACATAGCAAGAGAAAAATACGGAGTATCTGTTGCAGCTGATGAGAGTTGCAGAAGTTTAGTTGATGTTTATAGAATAGTTGAAGGGAATATTGTTGATGTGATTAACATTAAGCTTGCTAAAGTTGGAGTTATAGGTGCAATGGATATGATTGAAAAAGCAAGTTCAGCAGGTTTGGATTTGATGATTGGTGGTATGGTTGAGACAAGACTTGCTATGGGATTTGCTGGTCATCTTGCTGCTGGCCTTGGATACTTTAA GTTTATTGACCTAGACACACCACTTCTGCTATCAGAAGATCCAGTTCTAGAAGGCTATGAAG TTTCAGGTGCCACTTACACATTCACAAATGCAAGGGGACATGGTGGATTCCTTCATTGGGACAACCTTGCTTAG